One Ictalurus furcatus strain D&B chromosome 24, Billie_1.0, whole genome shotgun sequence DNA segment encodes these proteins:
- the s1pr2 gene encoding sphingosine 1-phosphate receptor 2: MDPHTKCIVDPSKSKYSQYYNSSLIKLHYICAKNLSEQDLEDRRKDSDGHSSLNIIFIIICSIIILENLLVLTAVFRNKKFHSAMFFFIGNLAFSDLLAGSAYIANIFLSGPNTFHLKPVQWFIREGTVFIALAASVFSLLAIAIERYIAITKVKVYGANKTCRMFLLIGACWVTSILLGGLPILGWNCINNMSECSAVLPLNSRRYICFVVTVFSVILLAIVILYVRIYLIVRSSHQETTNSASYALLKTVTIVLGVFIVCWLPAFSILLLDTSCRMSSCPILSHADIFFGIATLNSALNPLIYTLRSKDMRREFLRVLCCWGILQSGRPAERCLMQLKSSSSMDHCTSKHEHQTTPIMQDCTTFV; the protein is encoded by the coding sequence ATGGATCCCCACACAAAATGCATTGTAGACCCATCAAAGAGCAAGTACTCTCAGTACTACAACTCAAGCCTCATCAAACTGCACTATATCTGTGCCAAGAACTTGAGCGAGCAGGACTTGGAGGATCGCAGAAAGGACAGTGATGGGCACAGCTCGCtcaacatcatcttcatcatcatctgcaGCATCATTATTCTGGAGAACCTTCTGGTCCTCACTGCTGTTTTCCGAAACAAAAAGTTCCACTCGGCCATGTTCTTCTTCATTGGGAATCTAGCGTTCTCGGATCTGCTGGCTGGCTCGGCTTACATCGCCAATATATTTCTATCAGGCCCAAATACTTTTCATCTAAAGCCCGTGCAGTGGTTCATAAGAGAAGGGACTGTTTTTATTGCATTGGCTGCATCAGTGTTCAGTCTGCTCGCCATTGCTATAGAGCGTTACATTGCCATAACCAAAGTCAAGGTTTACGGCGCCAATAAGACCTGCCGTATGTTCCTGCTTATCGGAGCATGCTGGGTCACTTCGATCCTTCTTGGAGGTCTTCCCATTTTAGGCTGGAACTGCATCAACAATATGAGCGAGTGCTCGGCTGTCCTGCCTCTCAACTCTAGGCGCTACATCTGCTTTGTGGTGACTGTCTTCAGCGTCATCCTGCTCGCCATTGTCATCCTGTATGTCCGCATCTACCTGATCGTCCGTTCCAGCCACCAGGAAACCACTAACTCGGCTTCCTACGCCCTGCTCAAGACTGTCACCATCGTCCTGGGCGTGTTTATTGTGTGCTGGCTGCCCGCCTTCAGCATTCTGCTCCTTGACACCTCGTGCAGGATGTCCTCCTGCCCCATTCTCAGCCACGCCGACATCTTCTTCGGAATTGCCACCTTGAACTCGGCACTGAACCCGCTGATCTACACGCTGCGCAGTAAGGACATGCGGCGGGAGTTCCTGCGCGTGTTGTGCTGCTGGGGGATTCTCCAGAGCGGCCGGCCAGCTGAACGTTGCTTGATGCAGCTCAAGAGCTCGAGCTCGATGGACCACTGTACCAGCAAACATGAACATCAGACCACTCCCATCATGCAGGACTGTACAACTTTTGTCTGA